AAGACCGATCATTGCAGGTATTATTTATAAAAGACTTATAAGGAAGATGCCTCTTCAGTGTGATCCTACTGTTATATATGCATACAGGCTAAAAGGGATTTTTAAGAAAAGGTTGAATGGCAAAGATATAGAGAAAATAAAATCTCCGTTTAATACTTATTTAGTTAGAGGATTACCACCGACTCCTATATGCAATCCAGGGATAAAATCCATAAGAGCTGCTATGTATCCTGTAAATACTACATTTCTTTACTTTTTTGCCGTAAATGGTAAACATGTTTTTTCTAAAACTTACAAAGAACATTTGAGAAAGATGAGAAAGTATTACAATAGACATGTAAAATAGTCCCGGAGGAGATGTGAAGAAGAGGAAGTATGTTATAAGTGATTCGGGAGAAAAATATCCATTTTCTCGAGGTGTTTTGGTTAAATCTCTCATGAAACTGGGACTTTCAATAGATGATTCTTATAAAGTTGCTGACAGAATCGCCAGGACATTTAAAGATGAAATTACTCTTAAAGAACTTTCAAAGAGAGTGTACAAAGAGCTTAAAGAATCTTACGGTAAGGAGATAGCAAGGAAATATAAGAACTATCTTAAAAATAAAGAAATACTGGTTGAAGAAGACAACTGCAGAGCTTCTGTTCCTTTTTCAAAAGGGATTTTGGCAAACTCCATAAGAAGTGCTGGCTTAGATACTGCTGAAGCCTTTCAAATAGCTAAGAGTGTTGAGAAGGTTTTAAGACTTTCGGGAAAGCAGAGTGTAAAGCGAAAGGAAATAAGATCTCTTGTCGAAAGAATTTTGACTGAAAGATACGGTAGGGATGTGGCAGCTCGGTATCTTGTATGGAGAAAATTAAAAAACCTTAAGAAACCAATAATTGTTTTGATATCTGGTGCTACCGGTGTGGGAAAATCAAAGCTTGCCGCCGAGCTTACGACAATTTTTGACATAAACAGAATGGTTTCTACCGATTCAGTCAGAGAAGTTATGCGGAAGATGATTTCAAAAGATCTTGTTCCTTCTATTCACGTTTCAAGTTATGAAGCTGGGAAAGTTATATATCGTTTTGGAGAGATGTCAAAAGAGGAAAAGATAGTTTACGGTTATCTTGATCAATCGGAAAAAGTTTTGACAGGTGTACAGGCAATTATAGACAGGGCGATAAAAGAGAATGTTAGTTTAATTGTTGAAGGTATTCACCTTATTCCCGGAGCTTTTAAAGAATCTCGTGAAATTGAAAAAGCTCATATTGTTCCCATTCTTCTCACAACTCTTGATGAGGATATCCATAAGAGCCGTTTCAAAACTAGAGAAAAGGTTTCTCAAAGAACCAGTAAAAAATATTTGAAAAACTTCAAATCCATAAGGCTTATTCAGAATTACCTCTATAAACTTGCGAAAGAAGAAGGAATCCCTATAATAGATAACATAGACTTTGATCAAGCAAGGCAAAAAGCCATAGAGGTTATAACAGACAGATTACTTAGAGAGGTAGAGATATCATGATATTTCTCTATGTTGGAATTGGAGGTTTCCTGGGAGCTATTTCAAGATTCCTGATTGCAGGTTTTGTTCAAAAGCTTACCGGTAGCACATTTCCTTTTGGTACTCTTACCGTTAATGTTCTTGGAAGCTTCATTATCGGTATTCTTGCCATGCTCTTTAAAGACATAATTGCTCCTGAGTGGAAAGGATTCTTTATCACTGGCTTTTTAGGAGCTTTAACTACATTTTCATCATTTAGTTATGAAACAGTTGCACTTATTCAAGATGGTATGCTTCTTCAAGGGATAATGAACATCGTTTTCAATGTATCTTTGTGTCTTACAGCAACAGTTACGGGTATGTATCTCTATACAAGATTCCTGAGAGTGGTATGAAAAAAGAGAGATTGGATAAGATCCTTGTCAATAGGAATCTTGTTAAAAGTAGAGAAAGGGCACGTGCCCTTATAATGGCTGGGAAAGTTTTGGTTAATGGTAGCATTGTTGATAAAGCAGGAACAAAGATTCCTGTTGATGCGAAGGTTGAACTGAAGGGAGAAGATATTCCTTACGTTTCGCGAGGCGGATTAAAGTTAGAAACTGCATTGAAGGCCTTTAACATAAATCCTGGAAATTGGATTTGTCTTGATGTTGGTGCTTCAACAGGAGGTTTTACAGATTGTCTTCTAAAGCACGGTGCGAGAAAGATTTATGCTGTTGATGTTGGCAGGGGGCAACTTGACTGGAAGTTGAGAAACGATGATAGAGTTATTTCCATAGAACAGTTTAATGCGCGTTATTTGACAGAGAAGGAAGTTCCTGAAAAGGTTGATCTGATAGTTATAGATGTGTCTTTTATATCCTTAACAAAAATATTACCTGTTGTTAAGAAATTTTTGAAGGATGGAGGCAGAATAATTGCTCTGATAAAACCGCAGTTTGAACTTTCAAAAAAGGAGGTAGATAAAGGTAAAGGGGTTATCCGATCACCTGAGCTTCACAGAAAAGCCATAGATAAGATTGCTGCTTTTGCGAAAAAAGAAGGGCTTTATCCTGTTGATATTGTTCTGTCTGAGCCAAGGGGTCCCAAGGGAAATAAAGAATTTCTGATTTTGTTGACAAAAGATTTGAAAGATGAGCTTTTGACCGGTGACAGGATTGAAAAGGAAATATTAAAGAGTTGAAATTTTATAAAAAAGTCACAAATTAGGGGCAAAATTTAATCATTAAGAGGCGGGTTATATCAAAAGCAACTTCCGCTTCTTTATTTTCAGGAGGAGTGATGGAAGAAAAAATTTTTGAAGCTTTACATAAATTGAATAAGCCTCTTAAGGCAAGAGAGATAGCTAAATTTTTGGGTATACCGCCTGAGGAGCGGGAAGCTTTAAGAGAGAAACTAAAAGAGATGGCCAGAAACGGAAAGCTTGTAAAACTCAAAGGTGCCAAATATGCCCTGCCGGAGAAGTTAAATCTTATTGTTGGAAAATTGTGTGCCTATAAAGAAGGGTTTGGTTTTGTTGATCCGCTTGAAGGCGGTAAAGGAGTTTTTGTTGCCGGTAGAAACATGGCAGGTGCTATGAACGGGGATATAGTTGCCGTTCAGGTTACGAAAGAAGGTAAAGATGGAAAGAGAGAAGGGAAGATTGTTTCCATAATTGATAGGGCAGTTAAAAAGGTTGTTGGTAGAGTGGAAAAATATAAAAAACACTGTTTCGTTGTGCCGGAAGACAGAAGAATTCGTTACGATGTAATTCTGACTTCGGAAGATTTTAAGAATGTTGAAGACGGGGATTATGTTGTTGCGGAGATAATCTCTTATCCTTCTGAAACAAGAGGGCCGGTAGGCAGGGTTGTGGAAAACCTTGGCAAAAGTGGTTCTAAACTGGACATAGAATTGATTATCAGGAAGTATGACCTTCCCGTAGAGTTTCCATCGGAAGTTCTTGAAGAGGCGGAAAAAGTACCTCAGGAAGTTTCCGAATCAGATTTAAAGGGAAGAGTTGATTTAAGAGAGCAGTTAACGTTTACGATAGATGGTGAAACGGCTAAAGATTTTGACGACGCGGTTGCAATAAAGAAGTTGCCTAACGGTAACTATAAACTTTTTGTTCATATTGCTGATGTTTCCAACTATGTAAAACCGGGAAGTGCCCTTGATAAAGAAGCTTACAATAGAGGAACAAGTGTCTATTTTCCGGATAGATGTATTCCTATGCTTCCTGAAAGACTCTCCAACGGTATCTGTTCACTTAATCCTGACGTTGATAGGTTAACCTTTACCTGTGAGATGGAAATAAATAAGCACGGGATAGTTATTGACTATAAAATTTACGAAAGCGTTATTCACAGTAAGGCAAGACTTACCTATGACATAGCTCAAAGGATAATAGACGGTGATGAAGAAGCTGTTAAGCAGTTTCCTCACGTTGTTGAATCTCTCAGGCACATGTATGAACTTGCTCAAATTCTTCACAGAAAGAGATATAAAAGAGGCAGTATAGATTTTGATCTTCCAGAACCGGTAGTTGTTCTTAATGCCGAAGGTGAGCCGGTAGATATATACAAGGCAGAAAGGCTCTGGTCTCACAGACTTATAGAAGAGTTTATGATAGTTGCTAATGAGACAGTCGCAGAGTTTATGTTCTGGGCAGATTATCCTTCTGTTTACAGGATTCACGAATCTCCCGACAGGGAAAAACTTGCGGAGTTTCTTAACTTTGTTAAGTCTTTAGGTATAAAAGTTCCAAACATTAAAAATGATATTCAGCCAAAACTTTTGCAGAAAATACTGGAGCAGGTTACCGGAAAGCCGGAAGAGAAGCTTGTTAACTATCTAATGTTGAGGACTATGGCGAGGGCAAAGTATTCTCCTGACAACATAGGACATTTCGGTCTGGCTTCTACCTGTTACACTCACTTTACATCTCCGATAAGACGTTACGCCGATCTTCAACTTCACCGCTTAATAAAAATGGCATTAAAAGGTAAATTTAACAGTGAAAACATACCTTTCTGGGAGGAAGAACTTGAAAAAATATGTAAACATATTACTGAAAGATCTATTAATGCTGATGAGGCAGAAAGAGATGTTATTCAGCTTAAGCAGCTTCAGTATGCTGCCGGCAGAATAGGAGAAGTTTTTGAAGCAATAGTTACAGGTGTTTCCGAACAGGGCCTTTTTGTGGAAACTGTTGATGAGCTGATTCCAGGTTTTGTTCACGTTTCTGCTCTTAAAAATGATTACTACATCTGCATCCCTAAACAGTATTGTTTGCTTGGAGAGAGGACAAAAACACTTTTCAGGATAGGTGATAGAGTTCTCGTGAGACTTGTGGCTGTAGATGTTGAAAATAGGAAAGCAGAGTTTGAAGTTGTTAAAAAGCTTCAACTGTCTCGCTGAGCTTGAAAAGTTCTCTCTTTTGCTATAAACTTTGACACTGCAAAATAGAAAGAAAGGAGGTGTTTTTAATGCCGAATATAAAATCTGCTAAGAAGCGTCTTCGTCAGAACATCAAAAGACGCGAAAGAAATAGAATATATGTGAGAAGACTCAAGACAGAATCAAAGAAGGTTCTTAAAGCTGTTGAAGAAAAGAATCTTGAGCTTGCTAAAGAGCAACTCAGGATTGCTATGAAGTATATTGAGAGGGCAGCTGCCAGAGGCGTTATTCATAAAAACGAAGCTTCAAGAAGAATGTCAAGAATTTCTAAAGCTGTTGCAGAACTTGAAAAAGAGCTTGCACAGGGCTAATCTGCCCTGTGTTTCGCTTACCATCTCGCATTTACCGTAGCGCCGGTAGAAACGCTATCATCTGAAGGTGTGTATCTTAAATAACTATTTGCGGTGAAGTATTCACTGACCTGCCAGAAAACGTTCCCCGAATAAGATTCTTTCCCGTTACTTGAAGCCATACTTACACTGTATCTAATATCTCCTCCTCTTGGCACTATTGAAAGGCTTATATTTGTGGTGGAGCTATTTTTATCATTTTCTCTTGAAATGTAGCCTTCGGAGATGGTTAATCTAAGAATCTCAGACGGTGTCCAGGTAGAAGATACAGAATATATATCGGTTGTGGTTGATGATACGTTGTGCTGAATGGAACTTGAAACCAGAAGACTTGGGAAGAGCTTTGCATTAATGTTGAGCTTTGTGTTGTAACTTGTAGCGCTTGTATTGGTTTCCTCGTTTGTAGTTTTAACAATATCGTTTGAAAGTCCGGCGTTTAATCCTGTAAAGATTCTTGCATTTAGCCCGGTGCTTATTATAAAAGAAGTAGATGTTTTGTCATAATTGATAAAGTTTTCTATGTAACCGGTTCCCGCTCTAAGTGAAAGTGTGTTTAAAGGTTTTGCTTTTATATCGATGTTAGCTCTTTGGGAGCTTCTTGTGTCCTGATCTTTTATAAAGTAATCTGTCCTTCCTGCACCCGCTCCTATCTGGATATACCTGTAACGCCACATTCCGGAAAGGTTGTGAGAAAATTTACTGCTTATTTCTTCTCCGTCTCTACCTGTTCTTTCATACTGGAATGAGTATCCAAGATTTAGTGGAAGTTTGATTCTGATGCCAACTCTGGTTGTATCTCCGTGGGTGGAAGAATCATTTATCACTGTTGTGGCATTTGCTACTTTTTCATACGCTTCTACTTCTGTTACATAACCGATGTTGGTAGCTCCTGTAGATGTTAGAACAAGTTTTATGTAGTTGTCCTCTATTCTCTGAGGAAGAACGAAGTTTAAGGTT
The sequence above is a segment of the Desulfurobacterium indicum genome. Coding sequences within it:
- a CDS encoding ATP cone domain-containing protein; amino-acid sequence: MKKRKYVISDSGEKYPFSRGVLVKSLMKLGLSIDDSYKVADRIARTFKDEITLKELSKRVYKELKESYGKEIARKYKNYLKNKEILVEEDNCRASVPFSKGILANSIRSAGLDTAEAFQIAKSVEKVLRLSGKQSVKRKEIRSLVERILTERYGRDVAARYLVWRKLKNLKKPIIVLISGATGVGKSKLAAELTTIFDINRMVSTDSVREVMRKMISKDLVPSIHVSSYEAGKVIYRFGEMSKEEKIVYGYLDQSEKVLTGVQAIIDRAIKENVSLIVEGIHLIPGAFKESREIEKAHIVPILLTTLDEDIHKSRFKTREKVSQRTSKKYLKNFKSIRLIQNYLYKLAKEEGIPIIDNIDFDQARQKAIEVITDRLLREVEIS
- the crcB gene encoding fluoride efflux transporter CrcB; this translates as MIFLYVGIGGFLGAISRFLIAGFVQKLTGSTFPFGTLTVNVLGSFIIGILAMLFKDIIAPEWKGFFITGFLGALTTFSSFSYETVALIQDGMLLQGIMNIVFNVSLCLTATVTGMYLYTRFLRVV
- a CDS encoding TlyA family RNA methyltransferase, with protein sequence MKKERLDKILVNRNLVKSRERARALIMAGKVLVNGSIVDKAGTKIPVDAKVELKGEDIPYVSRGGLKLETALKAFNINPGNWICLDVGASTGGFTDCLLKHGARKIYAVDVGRGQLDWKLRNDDRVISIEQFNARYLTEKEVPEKVDLIVIDVSFISLTKILPVVKKFLKDGGRIIALIKPQFELSKKEVDKGKGVIRSPELHRKAIDKIAAFAKKEGLYPVDIVLSEPRGPKGNKEFLILLTKDLKDELLTGDRIEKEILKS
- the rnr gene encoding ribonuclease R, whose translation is MEEKIFEALHKLNKPLKAREIAKFLGIPPEEREALREKLKEMARNGKLVKLKGAKYALPEKLNLIVGKLCAYKEGFGFVDPLEGGKGVFVAGRNMAGAMNGDIVAVQVTKEGKDGKREGKIVSIIDRAVKKVVGRVEKYKKHCFVVPEDRRIRYDVILTSEDFKNVEDGDYVVAEIISYPSETRGPVGRVVENLGKSGSKLDIELIIRKYDLPVEFPSEVLEEAEKVPQEVSESDLKGRVDLREQLTFTIDGETAKDFDDAVAIKKLPNGNYKLFVHIADVSNYVKPGSALDKEAYNRGTSVYFPDRCIPMLPERLSNGICSLNPDVDRLTFTCEMEINKHGIVIDYKIYESVIHSKARLTYDIAQRIIDGDEEAVKQFPHVVESLRHMYELAQILHRKRYKRGSIDFDLPEPVVVLNAEGEPVDIYKAERLWSHRLIEEFMIVANETVAEFMFWADYPSVYRIHESPDREKLAEFLNFVKSLGIKVPNIKNDIQPKLLQKILEQVTGKPEEKLVNYLMLRTMARAKYSPDNIGHFGLASTCYTHFTSPIRRYADLQLHRLIKMALKGKFNSENIPFWEEELEKICKHITERSINADEAERDVIQLKQLQYAAGRIGEVFEAIVTGVSEQGLFVETVDELIPGFVHVSALKNDYYICIPKQYCLLGERTKTLFRIGDRVLVRLVAVDVENRKAEFEVVKKLQLSR
- the rpsT gene encoding 30S ribosomal protein S20, with the protein product MPNIKSAKKRLRQNIKRRERNRIYVRRLKTESKKVLKAVEEKNLELAKEQLRIAMKYIERAAARGVIHKNEASRRMSRISKAVAELEKELAQG